Part of the Insulibacter thermoxylanivorax genome, TTCGATATGGAGCAGGAACTGAATGACATGTATGCCAAGATGGGCGAGGTGTCACCTGAGGAGCTTGAGCAACTGCTTGAGGAAGTCGGTATGATCCAGGATACGTTGACGAATCAGGATTTCTATATGATCGATGCCAAAATCGAAGAAACTGCCCGCGGTTTAGGCTTGACCGATATAGGATTGGATCGGGATGTTCACGACCTGAGCGGAGGACAGCGGACGAAGACGCTGCTGGCCAAGCTGCTGCTCGAGAAGCCGGACATCCTGCTCTTGGACGAGCCGACCAACTACCTCGACGAACAGCATATCAACTGGCTGAAGCGTTACCTGCAGGAATACGAAAATGCTTTTATCCTCATCTCACACGACATTCCGTTTCTGAACAGCGTGATCAATCTCATCTACCATATGGAGAATCAGGAATTAACCCGATACGTCGGTGACTATGACAATTTCCTGCAGGTATATGAGATGAAGAAGCAACAGCTTGAGGCCGCCTATAAGCGCCAACAGCAGGAAATCGCTGAACTGAAGGACTTCGTGGCACGCAATAAGGCGAGTGTTGCTACGCGGAACATGGCGATGTCTCGTCAGAAAAAGCTCGATAAGATGGAAGTGATCGAGCTGGCGAAGGAGAGGCCGAAACCTCAGTTTCACTTCAAGGAAGCTCGGGCATCGAGCAAGCTCATCTTTGAAACGACGGATCTCGTGATCGGTTACGACAGCCCGCTGTCGAAGCCGTTGAATCTGCGCATGGAGCGGGGGCAGAAGCTGGCGCTGGTCGGCGCGAACGGGATCGGGAAAACGACACTGCTGCGCAGCATCCTCGGCGAGATCCCTGCGCTGTCGGGTTCAGTCGAGCTCGGGGACTATCTGCATATTGGCTATTTCGAGCAGGAAGTGAAGGAAGCTAACTATCATACATGTATCGAGGAAGTGTGGAAGGACTTCCCTTCGTTCAATGAATTCGAGGTGCGTGCGGCACTCGCAAGATGCGGGCTGACAACGAAGCATATCGAGAGCAAGGTGGCAGTGCTGAGCGGAGGCGAGAAGGCGAAGGTACGGCTGTGCAAGCTGATCAACCGCGAAACGAACCTGCTCGTGCTCGACGAGCCAACGAATCACCTCGACGTGGACGCTAAGGAAGAGTTGAAGCGAGCGCTGAAAGCGTACAAGGGCAGCATTCTGTTGATCTCTCACGAACCGGAATTTTATCGGGACGTTGTAACGGATATATGGAATTGCGAATCATGGACGACGAAGTTGTTCTAGGAATCTATGATCGAAAAGGACGGAAGACCGTATTGATATGCTCCCCTTAGGGTAGACACCTGAAATAGCAAAAATCAGGACTACCTTGAGGGGAGTTTTTGTATGGGAAAAACAAGGAAAGAATTCAGTTTCAACGAGAAGCTCGAAGCCGTCGAGAAGTATTTGCGAGGAGAAGGAAGTCTGATAAGCATTGCTCATGAATATGGCGTTCACCATAATGCACTACATCAGTGGATCGCCAACTATGAAGCCATGGGGCCATCAGTGCTACTCCCCACTAGGCAGAAGAAACGTTATCCTGTAGCATTAAGAATCGCTGCGGTGGAAGCGTATCTTCGTGGCGAAGGAAGCCTGAGAGAACTATGCATGAAGTTTAAGATCCGCAGCCGGACACAACTCATCAACTGGATTAAGTTGTATAATAATGGTCATATAGATCAGTGGGAAAAGAAAAGCCAAAGGAGAAGGATCCGTATGACCAAAGGGCGTGCAACCACATTTTGAATCGAGATTTTACGGCAGAGAAACTGAATGAGAAATGGCTGGCTGATGTGACAGAACTCAAGTACGGCAACAACGAAAAAATGTATCTGAGCGCCATTTTGGATCTCAAGGATAACAGCATCGTTTCATTCGCCATAGGCAGGAGAAACAACAAGCGTCTCGTATTCGACACCTTTGACCTCGCCGTAGCCAGATACCCTGATGCACGTCCGATCTTTCATAGTGACAGGGGATTCCAATATTCAAGCAAGGAGTTTAAGGTGAGATTGGACAAGGCGGGGATGACACAAAGCATGTCACGAGTTGGGCGGTGCCTGGATAACGGCCCAATGGAAGCCTTCTGGGGAACCCTAAAAAGTGAGATGTATTACCTAAACGAATACCATGATTATGAAAGTCTTGCCAAAGCGATTGAACAGTACATACATTTCTACAATTACGAACGAAGGCAGAAGAGGTTAAGCAAGCTTGCTCCAATGAGCTATCGTCGTCAGTTACTTGAAAATATTGCATAAAAAAACTGGACCCCAAAATGATGGAGTCCAGGTAATACGATTTTTGTTATTTTCACTGTCTACTTGACAGGGAGCAGTTCATATGGGCCTTCCGTCTGATTTCTTCAGTGCATCCTGGAACGAGTGCGAAATTTATGGGGTGCTATAAAGTTGGTCCAGGGAAAGCGATCAATCCAGGCATAATGCCTGCGGACTTCCCGGCACCTGAAATGTTCGAGGGGCCATACTACTACTTTGACTTGCAGAAAGCTGAGCTGCTCAGCGATCTGGAAAACAGACTGATCATCGACTGGGGAAGAGCAGCGATCTCATGGCATCAATGGGCCACCAATGACAAGGAAGTCCTAGCTATACAGACCAGTCCCAGGTACGCATTCAACGGTTTCGAGAATGTGATATTAAGTTATGGTGAACTGAAAGAGATCGTATCGGATCCAACTCTATATGAAAATTGGCATACGGCATTGTCATCGGTATATGCCATATACTTAATTACAGATCGAACGAATGGGAAGCTGTATGTTGGTTCGGCTTATGGAACTGGAGGCTTGCTGGGCAGATGGAGTCATTATGTTCATAAACCGCATGGTGACAATAAAGGCATAAAGGCTGTCTTGGACTCGTCACCTGATCAATTTCATCACTTCCAGTTCAGTATCCTGCAGATTCTGCCTAAGAATATTACCACTGAAGAAGTGATAAATATTGAACCTAAATTTCGAAAGTAACATGCTCTAAAAACATGAAAAGTGCTCCAAATCTTTGGTAGAATGGTGTTTGTCCACAACATCACCCACAAAGAGAGGAGCACCCTTAAGGTGAAGTCTAACACATTCCATTAGTAAAATGAAAACTACAATTTTCGTT contains:
- a CDS encoding GIY-YIG nuclease family protein; translation: MGCYKVGPGKAINPGIMPADFPAPEMFEGPYYYFDLQKAELLSDLENRLIIDWGRAAISWHQWATNDKEVLAIQTSPRYAFNGFENVILSYGELKEIVSDPTLYENWHTALSSVYAIYLITDRTNGKLYVGSAYGTGGLLGRWSHYVHKPHGDNKGIKAVLDSSPDQFHHFQFSILQILPKNITTEEVINIEPKFRK
- a CDS encoding ABC-F family ATP-binding cassette domain-containing protein, whose translation is MSILNVEGLSHGFGDRAIFNNVSFRLLKGEHIGLIGANGEGKSTFMNIITGKLQPDEGKIAWSKRVRVGYLDQHAVLNKGMTIRDVLKSAFQYLFDMEQELNDMYAKMGEVSPEELEQLLEEVGMIQDTLTNQDFYMIDAKIEETARGLGLTDIGLDRDVHDLSGGQRTKTLLAKLLLEKPDILLLDEPTNYLDEQHINWLKRYLQEYENAFILISHDIPFLNSVINLIYHMENQELTRYVGDYDNFLQVYEMKKQQLEAAYKRQQQEIAELKDFVARNKASVATRNMAMSRQKKLDKMEVIELAKERPKPQFHFKEARASSKLIFETTDLVIGYDSPLSKPLNLRMERGQKLALVGANGIGKTTLLRSILGEIPALSGSVELGDYLHIGYFEQEVKEANYHTCIEEVWKDFPSFNEFEVRAALARCGLTTKHIESKVAVLSGGEKAKVRLCKLINRETNLLVLDEPTNHLDVDAKEELKRALKAYKGSILLISHEPEFYRDVVTDIWNCESWTTKLF
- a CDS encoding helix-turn-helix domain-containing protein, whose product is MGKTRKEFSFNEKLEAVEKYLRGEGSLISIAHEYGVHHNALHQWIANYEAMGPSVLLPTRQKKRYPVALRIAAVEAYLRGEGSLRELCMKFKIRSRTQLINWIKLYNNGHIDQWEKKSQRRRIRMTKGRATTF
- a CDS encoding IS3 family transposase — translated: MNRDFTAEKLNEKWLADVTELKYGNNEKMYLSAILDLKDNSIVSFAIGRRNNKRLVFDTFDLAVARYPDARPIFHSDRGFQYSSKEFKVRLDKAGMTQSMSRVGRCLDNGPMEAFWGTLKSEMYYLNEYHDYESLAKAIEQYIHFYNYERRQKRLSKLAPMSYRRQLLENIA